The Candidatus Zixiibacteriota bacterium sequence TTCCCGGCCTCCCAGGCTGGTTTGCAACCGGGGGATATCGTCCGTTCGATCGAAGATAACCCTGTCACGCGGATCACAGACCTGCAGGAGACCTTGAGTGAGGCATCCGGCGACACTATGAAGATCGTCTGGGAGCGTGACGGCACTCTTGACAGCGCCAGTCTGGCAATAGCTCAGGACAGTATTCCAACCCTTAAAGGAGAGTACCGTCAGCAGGGAGTGATCGGGGTAGTGCAAAAAACCGATACGCTCAAGGTCGGACCGGGAGAAGCATTTATACTTGCCAATCAGGCGACCTGGAATATGACATTACTTATCGGGGGATTCGTCAAAAAATTAATTACAGGAGAGGCCTCCAAAAAACTGTTGGGAGGTCCGATCACAATCGCCAAATTCTCCGGCAAAAAAGCCCGCGAGGGGCTTCTGAGCTTTTTCGAATTCATTGTTATGATCTCCATCAATTTGGCGATTCTGAACCTGTTGCCGATTCCGATTCTGGACGGCGGCCACCTGTTCATACTCGGGATCGAGGTGATCAGCCGGAGAAAGCTGAGCCTCAAGCAACGCGCGGTGATTCAACAGATCGGGCTGGCTTTTATACTGCTGTTGACGATCTATGTGACTTACAACGATATCTTTGTCAACTGGAACAATTGACAATTTATGCATTGGATGGATCAAGATGAGTAATTCCAGAGATGACAAGCGGAAAAAAGAGCGCAAACCCAAACAGGACAGCCTCCAGAGCACGCTCGAGTATGTCAAATCGTTCATTATAGCGCTTCTGTTAGCGCTGTTGATCAAGGCTACAGTTATCGAGGCTTACAAGATTCCGACGCCCTCAATGGAATCGACGCTCCTCGCGGGTGATTTCATAATCGGCAATAAATTTATCTATGGTATCAAAATCCCGTTTGTGGATGTTCGTTTGCCAGCCTTCCGCGAGCCAAAACGAGACGATATCATCATCTTCCGGCCACCCCACAGCCCGCATGAGAACTATGTCAAACGTTGCGTGGGATTGCCCGGTGATACCATTCAACTGGTCAACAAACAGCTCTATATAAACGGCGAGCCATACCAGGACTCGGCGTTCACCCAGCACCTGGACCCGCAGGAGATTCCGCGTAACCGGGTGCTTTCCGATCCGTACACATCGGCCCGTTTTCGCTACGGTGTGACCAGCCAAAAGCACAGGCCGTTTGCACCCTTTCGAGACAACTCCAACAAGATCGTGATCCCCGAGGGTAAGTATTTCATGATGGGCGACAACCGCGACAACTCGCTCGATTCACGGATGTGGGGGTATGTCGACCGCGACCAGATCATGGGCAAAGCGCTTATCATCCACTGGTCGTGGGACATCCACGATCAGGATGCGCCCGAGGTCAAGTGGAGCAATCCCCTGACGGTGATTCATAACGTGGGCTACAACCTGATTCATTTCTACGAGAGAGTCAACTGGGACCGTCTGGGCAGTCTGCCTGATTAAAAACTCAGCTCCCGGTTCAAATAGTATACAAATCTTGTTGACTTATCCGCTTCTGGTAATATATTCACGGCCATAAAGTTATGCTGAAGTTGCAGGTACATGCGCTGGGCCGGCGCTATGGGTTCAGGAAGGTTTTCTCAGATCTCGAATTTTCTGCCGAAGCCCCGCAGGCGGTTGTCATCTGTGGTCCCAACGGCTCCGGTAAATCGACTCTGCTCAAGATTCTGACTTACCTTGATCTGCCGACTGCCGGGCAGGTTGTTTATTCATCGGAAAGCCGGAAACCATTGAAAAAAGAGCAGGTCAGAAGCAGTATCGCTTTCGTTTCGCCGGAGTTCAATCTCTACGAGGAGTTGAGTGCTCTGGAGAATCTGAAATTTTACCTGAAGGTTTCCGGGCGCGGATTCGACAGCGGTGAGTGCCTTAAATGCCTCGACAGGGTCGGTCTGGTTAAACGCTCGGATGATTGTATCTCAGAGTATTCTTTCGGTATGAAGATGCGCCTCAAGTACGCTTTAGCGCTGGCTGTGAAACCCGAGGTGCTGGCAGTCGATGAACCCTCGACAAACCTCGACCGAAACGGCCGTGAGATCGCCTATTCGATCATGCGTGAGTTCAAGCGCAAAGGCCTGCTTCTGTTTGCCACTAACGAGGATCATGAAACCGAGATGGGGGATGTGCGGATTGAACTGGGCCGGTAAACTTGTGGCATTGATTGTCAAGGACTTTAAGGTCGAACTGCGTACACGCTACGCGGTCAACGCCCTGTTGATGTTCGCCCTGGTGACCCTTCTGACGATCGGGATCACAGTTGCGGGAATGCCTCTGGATGCTCTATTGCATGCGGTCCTAATCTGGATTTTGATATATTTTGCCGCCCTTCAGGGACTCTCGCTCGGGTTTATACGAGAGGAGGAAGCTAAAACGGCCATGAACCTCAGGATCTACGCTTCCCCGGGGACTGTCTTTTTTGGCAAATTTATTTTTTCATGCCTGGTCCTGTTGTTTTTGACAGCCATTCTCCTGCCGTTATATTATATCCTGATGAGGCTGGTAGTGATTGAACCGGCGATTTTTATACTGGTCGCGATTCTGGGCGCAATCGGCATGAGCGCGGTTACGACCCTGATCTCGGCTATCGTCTCCCGTGCCAATATGCGCGGGGCGTTGTTCGCGGTTTTGTCGTTTCCGCTGGTGATACCGCTTTTGATCGTGGCGATTTCGGCCACCTCGGTCTGCCTGGGTGGACCGGAGAGAATCAGCCTGGCCGACAGCCTGCAGATCATGATCGGTTACCCGGTGGTGGTGCTGGCAGTTTCCAGCCTGTTATTTGAATATATCTGGAGTGCTTAGGATGCGTACGGAGATAAGATACGGAATTCGCGATATGACCTGGCTGAAGATCCTGATCGGCCTGCTTATGACCGTGATGATCGTGCTCTCGTTTATGACCGAGAAACCGGTGGCTGATTTCGGCGACGAGTTTCGAATCTTTTACTACCATGTGCCCCTGGCGATTGTTTCCATGCTGGCTTTTCTGGTCAACTTGATATTCTCGGTTCGATACATCAGAAATCGCGATCCCCTGGATGATATCCGGGCCTGCTCGGCTTCGGAACTGGGACTTCTGATGGGTGTTCTGGCCACGATCAGCGGTTCGATTTTTGCGCGAATAGCATGGGGGTCATTCTGGAACTGGGATATCCGCGAAACCTCGTTTGCGATACTTTTGGCTATCTATGGTGCCTATTTCGCTCTCAGGAGCGCGGTCGAGCCCGGGCAGAGAAAGGCGATTTTTTCTGCGGTCTATTCGGTTCTGGCATTTATATCCGTACCCGTATTCGGGTTTATTGTCCCTCGTATTTACAATTCACTTCACCCCGAAGACACGCTGATATCGAGCGGGAAAATTGCCCTGGGTGGCACGGTCGCGGTAGTATTTGTCTTGTCCCTTATGGCCTTTTTACTTTTATTCGTCTGGCTGTTTAATTTGCGCTGGAGGTCGGTTTACCTGGAACGTTTTGTGAAGGAGAGAGGTTATGAATAATCTGACATATGTACTGGCGGCAAACCTAATCATCTGGCTCGGTTTTTTCGTATACCTTTTACGTACCGACAGCCGGCTTAAAAAATTGGAGGAGAAGTGCAGCCGCGAGTAATCGCAGTGATAGTAATAGTGGTCGTTTTTGGCGGTTTGATGTTTTCGTCTCTGGTCCGTTCCTGTTCTCCCCATGTCGAATTCACCGAGGCCAAATCGGGTGACCGGGTGCAGGTCTATGGGCAGATTGTCAGGGATCGGGCCGAATTCGATTCCACTGCTCTCAC is a genomic window containing:
- the rseP gene encoding RIP metalloprotease RseP, whose product is MLVTIFSFIVVLGIVVFFHELGHFLFAKLFGVRVYKFSLGFPPKMIGFKKGETEYCISWVPLGGYVKMAGENPIEAEELGNDPGNLMTKPAWQKALIFAGGPLANYATAILIATMVFFFHGKEIVDDAKFVIGQVREGFPASQAGLQPGDIVRSIEDNPVTRITDLQETLSEASGDTMKIVWERDGTLDSASLAIAQDSIPTLKGEYRQQGVIGVVQKTDTLKVGPGEAFILANQATWNMTLLIGGFVKKLITGEASKKLLGGPITIAKFSGKKAREGLLSFFEFIVMISINLAILNLLPIPILDGGHLFILGIEVISRRKLSLKQRAVIQQIGLAFILLLTIYVTYNDIFVNWNN
- the lepB gene encoding signal peptidase I; translated protein: MSNSRDDKRKKERKPKQDSLQSTLEYVKSFIIALLLALLIKATVIEAYKIPTPSMESTLLAGDFIIGNKFIYGIKIPFVDVRLPAFREPKRDDIIIFRPPHSPHENYVKRCVGLPGDTIQLVNKQLYINGEPYQDSAFTQHLDPQEIPRNRVLSDPYTSARFRYGVTSQKHRPFAPFRDNSNKIVIPEGKYFMMGDNRDNSLDSRMWGYVDRDQIMGKALIIHWSWDIHDQDAPEVKWSNPLTVIHNVGYNLIHFYERVNWDRLGSLPD
- a CDS encoding ATP-binding cassette domain-containing protein, which translates into the protein MLKLQVHALGRRYGFRKVFSDLEFSAEAPQAVVICGPNGSGKSTLLKILTYLDLPTAGQVVYSSESRKPLKKEQVRSSIAFVSPEFNLYEELSALENLKFYLKVSGRGFDSGECLKCLDRVGLVKRSDDCISEYSFGMKMRLKYALALAVKPEVLAVDEPSTNLDRNGREIAYSIMREFKRKGLLLFATNEDHETEMGDVRIELGR
- a CDS encoding heme ABC transporter permease CcmB — its product is MNPRQTSTETAVRSPIRSCVSSSAKACFCLPLTRIMKPRWGMCGLNWAGKLVALIVKDFKVELRTRYAVNALLMFALVTLLTIGITVAGMPLDALLHAVLIWILIYFAALQGLSLGFIREEEAKTAMNLRIYASPGTVFFGKFIFSCLVLLFLTAILLPLYYILMRLVVIEPAIFILVAILGAIGMSAVTTLISAIVSRANMRGALFAVLSFPLVIPLLIVAISATSVCLGGPERISLADSLQIMIGYPVVVLAVSSLLFEYIWSA
- a CDS encoding cytochrome C biogenesis protein, which gives rise to MRTEIRYGIRDMTWLKILIGLLMTVMIVLSFMTEKPVADFGDEFRIFYYHVPLAIVSMLAFLVNLIFSVRYIRNRDPLDDIRACSASELGLLMGVLATISGSIFARIAWGSFWNWDIRETSFAILLAIYGAYFALRSAVEPGQRKAIFSAVYSVLAFISVPVFGFIVPRIYNSLHPEDTLISSGKIALGGTVAVVFVLSLMAFLLLFVWLFNLRWRSVYLERFVKERGYE
- a CDS encoding CcmD family protein; the protein is MNNLTYVLAANLIIWLGFFVYLLRTDSRLKKLEEKCSRE